In the Clostridium gelidum genome, TCTTTATTGAATCCAACCTCAACAGTACCAATTACCTCGTTATTTGAAATTATAGGAACTTGAACCAGACAATAAGAACCAAAGTAACCCACATAGTCTGGGTAAACCAGTGTGTTCTTCTGAATTAATAAGTCGATTGAATCTTTGTCTGAAATCTCTAATGGGTATATAGATCCGGCTTCTTCAGGCATAGCCAAAATAAAATAAAGTCTTTCATTAAAGAATTTATTAATTCCAAAATAAATATCTGCGTCCCAGGCGTTATCTTTTTTAGTTAGTCCTGATTCATCTACAAATAAAACAGGATTATCTGAATTGCTTGAATTATTATTAAGGAAATTCACTATATTTTTATAACTTTGCGAGTTGAAATCTTCCAAAGAATCTATATTTTTTACATCCTCTGGGGAAATATTTTTTGCTATTAAGTTACCAATAGAAGAAATTTTATCAATTGAGTTGTCTTGATAAGCTTTGTAAGTAATGTTTGTATAATTAGCAATAATAAGTGCTGATATTGCTACAACAATTACTATCATCATAAAATTATAGGTGAAGTCTGTAAATCCTACTTTTTTGTAGTAATATATTGCAAAAACTATAATTAATCCAAATCCAAAAAGAATCAAAAGAAGACCGCAAAACCAGGTTGAAATAATGCGAGCGTGTTCCTTTGAAGAAAATGGAAAGTCTGTGTTTATGGTCGTTAGAATTTCTGTATTAACATTAAGCAGAGAAATACCATAACTTGATGTTAGAGTAACTTCATTTTGGCTGGCACTTGTAATGGAATAATAAAGAGCAGGATCTGTGAAAAAGTCATCACTTTTCTTCATAATAGCTATTGTCTTAAAGATTTCACCGTCATAAAACTTTACAGTTCGTGAACCAATATCCGAAATAACAGGATGACCATCCATGAGCGTCATGGAATATGGAATATTAAAGCCACTTTCTTTTGAATAAGAAAGTAGTTTGGCATCATTTACATTTGTTGCTATTTTATAAACATTGCCAAGAGCTGTAATAGCATAAAAAATTTCTTTGTCATGATCATAACAGTATTTTATGGCGTGCTCTTTTTCGTCGTCCCAGGAAACAGAGGCTTTTAGCTGGGATTTATTGTTTTCTTTCAAATTTATAGAATATAGAAGAAGTTTGTCATCTGTTCTTGTGACAAATGTAAGAGCATCATCAAAAAACTGCAAATCCATTATTTGGCTTGTTTTATCAAAAAGATGATTAACAGAATATGAAGCAGAATATATACTGCCTAAAGATTTACCCGAAGCAGAAAACTCATCAATTGAAATGTTGGAAATGGCGGCATCATTAACATAATGATAATTTGTTACAAATATTCTGCCATCAGGAGCTTGTACAAGTTCTTTATAACTTGCGTCAGTATTTGTATATGTCCATTTGCATTTACCTTCTCTATTTATTCCAATAATGCGATGATTTCCTTTATCAATATAGTATTGGTCTCCGTTGTCTACAACTTTGGAGAATATAGGTGAAGATAATTCTGGACCATTTTCAAATGGTTTATACGAAAAACAATCTCTGTTAAAATAAACATTTACAAAAGATGCTACAACTAATATGAATGTAATAAAAATTAAAAAATAATAGGATTTTTTAGAAAAATTAAGTTTCATAATACCCTCGCAAAATTTATTAATAATAAGGTTGGTTACTCTCTGAAAGTTCTTTTTTTAATCAACAAAAAATGTCATGTTTTGTTGGTTAAAAATGCATTTAATATTAAAATAATAACATATTTTATTTAATTAGGAAAGTTGATTTTCAGCTGGTTTGAGTCAGAAATAGAGAGCAATAGGAGCTATGCTAGGTTTAGTATAGTTCTTTTGTTTTGAAAAGATAATAAAATCTGAGTAACTATTCAGCTGTAGTCATTTAAAATTTTAATAGATATACTTTTAGGTATGGCAAATAGGGGTATCAACTTATTCTCAATACCCCTAGAAATATCTTAGTTAAACTAAGGTCGGATCGATTATATTTGAAGTAAATACTGATTTTATACAATCCAAAGTATTCAAGCTATTTTTTCGAACCGTGGATACATATCCACGAATTCTAGTAAATGCTTTTGCGCCATCTTTACTTCTAAATGTTCCAGAGATTTTTTGTTTAACCTTAGTCATTCGTAGATCACGCTCTGCAAGATTATTATCAAAAGGTATTTCAAAATCATACATAAAAGCAAGTATTTGATTTTTATAACCGCTTAATCTATTTAATAGATTAAGACTAGTACTTTTCTTTACTTTCTTTTTACTGTATGCTTTACTATTTGCTATATAATCTTCTTTGAAGCCATCTTCTAATATTTGATCATATCTTTTTTCAAAGGCTTCAATTTTATCTAAAGTTAAGGCATTGGCAGTATTCCAAGATAAATCTACTTCTTTTTTTATTTCTACTAATAGATTTTTCAAAGGCTCTGCCCATTTTTGTTTTTCTAGCTCTGATATAGCATTTAACTCTCTTAATATGTGAGCATTGCATAAAGCGTGCTCACAAGAGTATTGATGATATGTCTTCCAGCAGTCATGTACTGCTGTTCCGGTAAATTTAGGTAATATATTTATATCATCAATAGCTTCTTTACCTCGTTTTTCATGTGCTTCATAATAAGTATATTTATCATTTGAAGCAACATGTAGCCATTGGCGTTTTTTATCTATATATATTCCAGTTTCGTCATAATGTACAGCACCTTGATAATTAGTTATTGCATTTTTTATATTTTCTTCAACAAGTTCTAATTTTTCATGACAGTTATTATTAAAATTGACTATTGTACCTTGACTTAAACTTATATTAAACATATCAGAAATCAATTCAGCACCACGTTTAAACGGAATTAATTGATATTGAGTTAAATAAACAGCTATCGCTTTTACTTTATCGCCATATTGAACTGTGTTTGTTATTCCCTCAGGGAATTTACCGGTGTTTTTTCTTCTACACTTTGGACATTTTTTAACTTCTGATCTATGTTCAGTAACTTTTACTTTAGTCTCTGGTAGATCAACCACTTGTCGTACAATTATACTGTCCGGAGCTACATCCTGTAAGGATTCTCCGCAAATATCACATTTATCTACAGTGTGTACAATTATTTCATCTGGATTTTCAGTAAGCTCAAGTGTCTTTCCATCATGACCTTCTTGACCACCAGGTTTTTTGCCTGATTTAGTTCTTAAAGTTTTAGTTTTCTTTTTAAAACCATCTGTCGATGGTGGTTTGCTACTGTTATTACTATTCTTTTGAGTTTGTTTTTCTAAAGATTGAACACGCTCACCGAGAGCTTTATTTTCTTTTGAAATTTTTTCTACTTGAGAATTTAGACCTTTTATTTCATTTGTAAGTTCTTTTATAACACTCATAACTTGCGTTAATCCTTGATTATAGATTTCTATAATTTTGCCTTCGCTCACGATAGTCACCACCTTATCATTAGTTTTTTAAAAGACAATATTTATAATACCAAAAGCTAAGAATAATAGGAATAATTTTTTGAAAAATTATTTAATATATAATAAATTTATTCAATAGCTGAATAGTTACAAATCTGAATTAAATTGAAATATTTTGAAGGGGATGAAAAATTTATGACGAATAACTTAAAGTACTGATGTAATATGTCATTAGAAATTGAAGCAGTTAAAGAGGGAAGTTCTTTTAATTGAATTGATAGAAAATATGTGAAAAACTGGGGGTATGGGAACTCGATTCAATAGAGGAGAGTCCAAAATAGTATTAAAAAACTAAAAGAAGGAGTATTCTAGTTATGTCTATAATAGGAAGCTGATATGATTTTATTAAATGAAATTTAAAGAGTTTTAGAATAATAATTGAGCGTAAGCGGTATCACAAGTAAGGCAGATTTATAATGAAATACAACTTGCCATTATTCATATTAATGGGGAGTTAATATGTCTAGGTAAAAGTAATTGAAGTTTAAGTATAGTATAAGATAACAAATGAGGAGCATACCTATGAAGAACCATAATAAATATAATTAAGAGGATGATTTTAAATTAATATAAGGATATAAAATGTTAATAACATAGGTTTTGAAAGGGAATTTAGATATGAAATACAAAGCAAACAATACTAAATCAGTCTTTTGTTTATGGTAATTATCTAGATGCATTTCAGTATAAATTAAAATTCAAAGCTGATAGTTGGATAATTGGTTTTGAGGTAGAACCACTTTAAATTACAATATTAAACTGACTTTTGTTTGGTTGCTGGCAGTTGGGAAAAAGCTCAGCAGGAATTATTAAATAAGAAAATAGTTATATATAAAAATAGGAATATATATTTATATGTAAATATGAAGCTAGGAAAATATTTTTATAGAAACATAGTTAAATAGAAACATAGTTAAATATATAAATATTTATAGTAATCATGCGGGTTTGGAATGGATTTTGATAAAATATATATAAAAGGAAGAAAGAGGGCTATTATGAATAATATTGAGGGAAATAATAAATTTGAATTAGCATTAACTACGGCATTGAAAATACCAGGCGTAAAAGTAGATAGGACTGGTTTTTTAATAAAAGAGTTAAGTAAACATGTTTCAGAAGAAAAAATAAATCAAGTTGTTAAGTCAAATACAATAGAGGCAGGAATTGATTTAAATTTATTAGATAAAATAGCTAAGAATATAATAAGTAAAAGAACAAATCAAACTGCAGGAGCTTCTTTTTTAGCGGGATTACCAGGTGGACTTGCTATGGCGGCAACTATACCTGCTGATACTTTGCAATTTTTTGGAGTAGCACTTAGAATAGCACAAGAATTAGCGTATCTATATGGCTTTGAAGATTTATGGAAAGATGATAACATTGATAATGAAAGAGTGAAAAATGAATTAACACTTTTTCTAGGAGCAATGTTTGGTGTTGGTGGAGCAACTACTGCATTAAGATTACTCTCAACTAATATAGCAAATCAAGTATTAAAAAAATTACCACAAAAAGCATTAACGAAGACTATATATTATCCTATAATAAAGAAAATAGCAGCTATAATGAGTGTAAAGATGACAAAGGATACATTTGCAAAAGGAGCATCTAAGGCAATACCTATTTTAGGTGGTGTAATATCTGGTGGACTAACATATATGTCTATGAAACCAATGGGGAATAGATTAAAGGATGCATTAGCAAGTTCCATAAATAAAAATTATACAGAAGAAGATTTGAAGAAAGATATTAAGGATTTAGAAAGAGAAACAGGGGAAGTCATAGACATTGAATATGAAACTGTAGATACTGAATATGAAGATGTAAGAGAAGAAGTAGCGGCAACAAGTCAACATAATTCAAGTACAAGTGGATTCGATTTAGCAGATGAACTTATAAAATTTAAGAAGTTACTTGATGACGGTGCAATAACAGAAGAAGAATTTAAAGAAATAAAGAAAGATTTAATACATAAAAGTACGCAAGTGAATTAATAGGATTTCTATAAATATATATTATAATAGTGGATAAAATTTAAGGGAATACTTAGAGTAATAAGAGCTTTGAGTAATCCTTTTTATATTTTGAAGGAGGTAACAAGTATAGTAAAAGTGTACAAAAAAGAACAAGTAGAAGAATTAAAGACGAAATAAATAGCGATTAGGATTTTTCTATGTAAACTTTTAGAGATTTTGGTGAAATCTATAAGAGTATTTTACTATAAAGAAGTATTCGATAGAGCTTTCAGATATTGAAGTTGTATGTCTAATTATTCATATGATCTTTGATTCAGTTAAAAAAAATTATTTGAAACTAGATGTAATATAAATGAAAATAAGATATCCCAATAAAAATGAAAAATATATGTTTATTTTTTAAAAAAGTTTGATATAATATAAATAAGAAAAGCTTAATGCTTTAACATTAAGCAATCCTTAGAACATTTATTTTGTTTTAGGGCTATTGAATGAATTTAATTTAATAATTTAATTCTAGAAAAAAGCACTAGTCTTTGTGGGATGGGTGCTTTTTTTCGTTGCTGTTAACTTCTATGTGAATTCCAAGAAAATTAATCTTGATAATTAGTTTAGAAATAAAAAGATTATGTTTCAAAACTAATCTAATAATATAAAGAGTAGCAAAACTTTTTATAATCAGTTCTAGCATATTCAATACCACCTCCTAAGCTACAATGAAATAATTCACTATTAGCCCAAGGAGGAAAAAATGTTCAAAACCTCCATAGCCATCCGTCTATGGTTATTGAATTTTACTTGGATATTGTACCATAATTATCTAACACTTTACATAGGAATATATTGGTAATAATTCAATGGGCATTTGCAAATAAATTTTTACAGCAGAAAGATTTAGAAAAGACATTACAGCAGTAGTATCTTTTTTTTTTCTTAAAATTCAACTAGTATAAAAAAATTGTAGTATTTTAATAGAAAAAATATTATTGAATTATTGTAATTTTATTAAGTGGAACATATATCTTAAGTGAAGGTATATTGAAAAAATAAAAAATTAAGGGGAATGATAAAAATGAGAGAAAGAAAAGTTGTAAAATTTAGAGTTGATATGTATGAAGATACAAAATTTAAAATAATAGATAGAAAGCCTGAAAGGGATCTTATTCACTATGTTTGGACTAGATTTATCACTTTGGCTGGAAAGGTTAATTTAGAAGGGGATTTATATCTTTCTAGAAATATTCCATATACAATAGAAACTTTAGCAATAGAATTTAACAGAGATATGGACCAAATCAAGTTAGCCTTAGATGTATTAATAGAATTAGAAATGATTGAACTTACAGAAGATAACATTTATAGAGTGAAAAATTTTGCTAAGCATCAAAATATCAAGATAAAAGAAAAAAGCAAAGATAAGGATAAAGAGGAAGATATAAAGAACAAGGAAGTTTTGGTAAAGGAAATCTTAAAAAATGAAAATCCTAAGGATGAAGATAAAATATCTGAAAATAAAATCATTCAAAATGAAGCGACAAATGTGACAAATGATGAAATGTGTAATTTAGAAATTATTCATAAAGATATTAAAGAAATTGAGAGTAATATGAGTGATGAAAAGATTAATAATAATCCACAGGATAATATTCCTATGATTTTAGAAGTGAAAAAAAATACCCCCATAAATAAGAATACGGAATATCTTTGCGCTATTAGGTGAAATATAAGATGGAAGATGTAAAACTTAAGGGAGAATATTCAATAAATCTATTTGAGAGGTAAACAATGAATGTAGTGATTTTTATTATAGGTCTAATTATAGGAAGTATATTAAATTTTATAATAGAGAAAATATCATATAGTATAACTAAAAATAAGAAAAAAACTGCAAAAATTGTTATACCTATTATTTGTGGCTTGGCATTTGAAGTTTTATTTGTGCGATTTGGATTTACTATTATATTAGCTAAAGCAATAGTGATGACAGTGATTTTAATCATAATTTCATTTATTGATTTGCAGCATAAAATTATACCTGATTTTATGGTTGTTATAGCTTTAGTTATTGGAATAATATTTTCGTTTATAGCTAAGACTTCATTTATAGATACAATACTTGGAATGATAGCAGGTGGAGGAATACTATTTTTATTAGCTCTTGTTCCCAATGCCATGGGTGGGGGAGATATAAAGCTTATGTTTGCCATTGGAGCTTTTTTAGGACTAAATAGAACTTTATGGGCACTTCTTTTAGCTTTTATTATTTCTTCAATAATTAGTATTGTTTTAATATTATTAAAAATAAAAGGAACTAAGGATTATATCCCATTTGGTCCGTTTTTATCATTAGGAAGTTTTATTTCGATATTGATCTTTGTATAAGGCATATGAAAGAAAATAAAAAGTTAAGGGTATGATGAAGAATATGGAATTAGATGTTAATGCTATCAATAAAATAATCAATAATATAATAGGAGCGATAGGTTCAAGCAGAGGGGAAATACTTAATATTGTTGATAACATAAGAAAAGATAAGGAAAACCTTAAACTTGAGATTGAGAAAGTTAGGGCGGATGTTGCTAGAGTTATAGATGAGGTTGATGAACTGGAAAAGCAAGATAAGGCTAGTAGAAAAAGATTGGCTAAGGTCTCTGCCAATTTTAATAAATATAGTGAAAGTGATATTAAAGAGGCGTACGAAAGAGCGGAGGATATAAGGGTTAAATTTTATATAAAGAAAAATGAAGAAAAGCTACTGAGAGAGAAAAGAGATAGTCTAGAATTAGCCCTAAAAAAAACAATGGTTAATATTGAGAACGGAGAAAAAATAATTAATCAAATAAGTATTGCTATGGGCTATTTAGAGGGAGATATTTTTTCAGCTTTAGAAGGTACAGATAAAAATTCAGAAATGTTTATTGGTATAAAAATTTTAGAGGCTCAAGAAAGTGAAAGAAAGAGAATTGCAAGGGATATTCATGATGGACCTGCTCAGCATATGGCTAATGTAGTCATGAAGGTGGATATTTGCACAATGGTTCTTAAAAAGGATTTTGAAGAAGGGCTTAAGGAACTAGAAGATTTAAAGGGAAGTGTTAAAGTAGCCTTAAGGGAAGTAAGAAGTATTATCTTTGATTTAAGACCAATGTCTTTAGATGATTTAGGGTTAATTCAAACTATACAGCAAACAGTAAATTCTATTTCAGAGGAGTCTAATATTAATATAAAGGTAAAATTAAAGCCAATTAAAACAGAAATAGAATCCATTATTCAGGTTGCAGTATATAGAATTATTCAGGAAATATTCAATAATATTAGAAAGCATTCTAAAGCAAAGAATGCAGAGGTAAGGATGGATTTTGGAGTGAAATATTTAATGTTAATCATAACTGATGATGGTGTAGGATTTAACGTAGAAGAAACTTTAAAGAGAGTAAGAACTAAAGGAACTTCTTATGGTCTTATTGGCATTTTTGATAGAGTAAATCAGCTCCAAGGGGAAATTGAAATCAAATCTTCAAAGAAAACAGGCACAACTTATACTGTTAAGCTTCCTATTAATCGAGAGGTGATAAAGGATGAAAGACGAGGTAATTAGAATATTAATTGCTGATGATCATGATATCATAAGGCAGGGGTTAAAGAGAATTATTAGTTTTGAAGAGGATATGGAGGTGATTTTTG is a window encoding:
- a CDS encoding SHOCT domain-containing protein: MNNIEGNNKFELALTTALKIPGVKVDRTGFLIKELSKHVSEEKINQVVKSNTIEAGIDLNLLDKIAKNIISKRTNQTAGASFLAGLPGGLAMAATIPADTLQFFGVALRIAQELAYLYGFEDLWKDDNIDNERVKNELTLFLGAMFGVGGATTALRLLSTNIANQVLKKLPQKALTKTIYYPIIKKIAAIMSVKMTKDTFAKGASKAIPILGGVISGGLTYMSMKPMGNRLKDALASSINKNYTEEDLKKDIKDLERETGEVIDIEYETVDTEYEDVREEVAATSQHNSSTSGFDLADELIKFKKLLDDGAITEEEFKEIKKDLIHKSTQVN
- the tnpC gene encoding IS66 family transposase, whose amino-acid sequence is MSEGKIIEIYNQGLTQVMSVIKELTNEIKGLNSQVEKISKENKALGERVQSLEKQTQKNSNNSSKPPSTDGFKKKTKTLRTKSGKKPGGQEGHDGKTLELTENPDEIIVHTVDKCDICGESLQDVAPDSIIVRQVVDLPETKVKVTEHRSEVKKCPKCRRKNTGKFPEGITNTVQYGDKVKAIAVYLTQYQLIPFKRGAELISDMFNISLSQGTIVNFNNNCHEKLELVEENIKNAITNYQGAVHYDETGIYIDKKRQWLHVASNDKYTYYEAHEKRGKEAIDDINILPKFTGTAVHDCWKTYHQYSCEHALCNAHILRELNAISELEKQKWAEPLKNLLVEIKKEVDLSWNTANALTLDKIEAFEKRYDQILEDGFKEDYIANSKAYSKKKVKKSTSLNLLNRLSGYKNQILAFMYDFEIPFDNNLAERDLRMTKVKQKISGTFRSKDGAKAFTRIRGYVSTVRKNSLNTLDCIKSVFTSNIIDPTLV
- a CDS encoding prepilin peptidase, producing the protein MNVVIFIIGLIIGSILNFIIEKISYSITKNKKKTAKIVIPIICGLAFEVLFVRFGFTIILAKAIVMTVILIIISFIDLQHKIIPDFMVVIALVIGIIFSFIAKTSFIDTILGMIAGGGILFLLALVPNAMGGGDIKLMFAIGAFLGLNRTLWALLLAFIISSIISIVLILLKIKGTKDYIPFGPFLSLGSFISILIFV
- a CDS encoding phage replisome organizer N-terminal domain-containing protein produces the protein MRERKVVKFRVDMYEDTKFKIIDRKPERDLIHYVWTRFITLAGKVNLEGDLYLSRNIPYTIETLAIEFNRDMDQIKLALDVLIELEMIELTEDNIYRVKNFAKHQNIKIKEKSKDKDKEEDIKNKEVLVKEILKNENPKDEDKISENKIIQNEATNVTNDEMCNLEIIHKDIKEIESNMSDEKINNNPQDNIPMILEVKKNTPINKNTEYLCAIR
- a CDS encoding sensor histidine kinase — protein: MMKNMELDVNAINKIINNIIGAIGSSRGEILNIVDNIRKDKENLKLEIEKVRADVARVIDEVDELEKQDKASRKRLAKVSANFNKYSESDIKEAYERAEDIRVKFYIKKNEEKLLREKRDSLELALKKTMVNIENGEKIINQISIAMGYLEGDIFSALEGTDKNSEMFIGIKILEAQESERKRIARDIHDGPAQHMANVVMKVDICTMVLKKDFEEGLKELEDLKGSVKVALREVRSIIFDLRPMSLDDLGLIQTIQQTVNSISEESNINIKVKLKPIKTEIESIIQVAVYRIIQEIFNNIRKHSKAKNAEVRMDFGVKYLMLIITDDGVGFNVEETLKRVRTKGTSYGLIGIFDRVNQLQGEIEIKSSKKTGTTYTVKLPINREVIKDERRGN
- a CDS encoding MFS transporter translates to MKLNFSKKSYYFLIFITFILVVASFVNVYFNRDCFSYKPFENGPELSSPIFSKVVDNGDQYYIDKGNHRIIGINREGKCKWTYTNTDASYKELVQAPDGRIFVTNYHYVNDAAISNISIDEFSASGKSLGSIYSASYSVNHLFDKTSQIMDLQFFDDALTFVTRTDDKLLLYSINLKENNKSQLKASVSWDDEKEHAIKYCYDHDKEIFYAITALGNVYKIATNVNDAKLLSYSKESGFNIPYSMTLMDGHPVISDIGSRTVKFYDGEIFKTIAIMKKSDDFFTDPALYYSITSASQNEVTLTSSYGISLLNVNTEILTTINTDFPFSSKEHARIISTWFCGLLLILFGFGLIIVFAIYYYKKVGFTDFTYNFMMIVIVVAISALIIANYTNITYKAYQDNSIDKISSIGNLIAKNISPEDVKNIDSLEDFNSQSYKNIVNFLNNNSSNSDNPVLFVDESGLTKKDNAWDADIYFGINKFFNERLYFILAMPEEAGSIYPLEISDKDSIDLLIQKNTLVYPDYVGYFGSYCLVQVPIISNNEVIGTVEVGFNKEHFIKEMRVKQTEIIISIAVVLLLSLLFLKEIIFFIKMFFSKRSLAPGQLIDSGCVRTQMFLGQTAYSISIVCGPLFAMQLYSETFGIPKEIAVAISYSATLLFVGIFAFVSGNLAKKIPLHRLLAISAILAIAGELTAATSTTFLQFLIARSLFGAGVGMILNVLDTMVAMQPDEERVTQGFTMSSAGGQAGIIFGVGMGATVMAYFGYRGVYVVSAIILIILFCTSILFYNKNNVPVTTDLVEDNAGMSFFSFVRNKKVIGYVFFLAVPYFLCLGFIDYFLPLAGNGYGLSEQSISYIVIAFGLISICLGPFLTKKLLSIFNSYIVLIISTVVVSSAIIYYGLNQSVFGLVISCVAFAFADSFFQSVQNIYLTQLPESIKYGQGSTLAFSNIVIGIAGMGQSYIFAFAMIFGIKKVFLIIGVSFLALTVLFLMFNLDKKDCNKNENFLDDV